One window of the Enterobacter huaxiensis genome contains the following:
- the sra gene encoding stationary-phase-induced ribosome-associated protein, which yields MKSNRQARHILGLNYKLSNQRKVVIEGDSETQVTHATGRKRHAGK from the coding sequence ATGAAATCGAACCGTCAGGCACGCCATATTCTGGGGCTGAACTACAAGCTGTCAAACCAGCGAAAAGTGGTCATTGAGGGCGACAGCGAAACGCAGGTCACCCACGCCACCGGCAGAAAACGCCACGCAGGCAAGTAA
- a CDS encoding LysR family transcriptional regulator codes for MDRVIAAQVYNRICELGSLSAAARALGISRPMVSRYLEQMEKWAGARLVNRSTRRLTLTAAGEKVLLKTRTLSQISQEIEDQSAKDLPSGTLRVACAHFTAMQIIAPVLPDLLSRYAQLRIELDVNNHPVSLVGERIDVAIRITDNPEPGMIARRLGECRSVLCASPEYLARHGIPEQLEDLARHNCLHYSFFAGQSWNFITAEGNAVSTAVKGNLSASISSLLMDAAINHCGIAMLPEREAQEALAQGRLVPVLTALTPKPIGIFGIYQSRDYPPAAQRVFLDALANALGG; via the coding sequence ATGGATCGCGTAATCGCTGCCCAGGTGTACAACCGCATATGCGAACTGGGGAGCTTGAGTGCGGCGGCGCGGGCGCTGGGCATTTCTCGCCCTATGGTCAGCCGCTATCTTGAGCAAATGGAAAAGTGGGCGGGCGCGCGGCTGGTTAATCGCTCTACGCGCAGGCTGACGCTCACGGCCGCAGGAGAGAAAGTGCTGCTTAAAACGCGGACGCTTTCGCAGATCTCTCAGGAAATTGAGGACCAGTCGGCAAAGGATCTGCCCTCCGGCACGCTGCGGGTGGCCTGCGCGCACTTTACCGCCATGCAGATTATCGCCCCGGTGCTGCCGGATCTTCTGTCGCGCTATGCTCAGCTGCGAATCGAGCTGGACGTAAACAACCACCCGGTAAGCCTGGTGGGAGAGCGAATCGACGTTGCGATCCGCATTACGGATAACCCGGAGCCGGGGATGATTGCCCGCAGGCTGGGAGAGTGCCGCTCAGTGCTCTGTGCTTCACCGGAATATCTCGCCAGGCACGGTATTCCCGAGCAGCTGGAGGATTTAGCCCGGCACAACTGCCTGCACTACAGCTTTTTTGCCGGGCAGTCGTGGAATTTTATTACGGCAGAAGGCAATGCCGTCTCGACGGCGGTAAAGGGGAATTTGAGCGCCAGTATCTCCTCCCTGCTGATGGACGCCGCGATTAACCACTGCGGGATTGCCATGCTGCCGGAACGCGAGGCTCAGGAGGCGCTAGCGCAAGGCCGCCTGGTGCCGGTGCTAACCGCGCTCACGCCGAAGCCTATCGGTATTTTTGGTATCTATCAGTCTCGGGATTATCCGCCCGCGGCGCAGCGCGTGTTCCTTGACGCCCTGGCGAACGCTCTTGGCGGTTAA
- a CDS encoding glycosyltransferase family 9 protein: MIKWLRKVNRSKNYILKRAKLRFKLNLMSNITALTRPSNPERKSDTNHLVIPFIAKGIGDAIVIGGIIDTLVKNNFRVSIIADKRTHFLFKEWRNVDALYFYDANTKKELVKTLRKLPPFVFVDSHEITHSNVETFNLIRLIKPQRTIGFTSKYRLYDEVIHISQPLGHISTRYIDLLQHLGISVQDFDYAVHIPDEDAQKAKEFIKKTTDKKIVSFIPYGSVSERFFSTAQIEAITGHLAKYEDLFHLIILGEQHKIKAIPDSANVTRNTTPSFFSAAQIIKDSALVISPDTSFVHVSRAFNKKLICLYPFKIIGVSADNADVWGPNYPSAIQVKLKERRVMDADVGPILSLIDEQLKDIAAKESALG; encoded by the coding sequence GTGATCAAATGGCTCAGGAAAGTAAACCGTTCTAAAAATTATATTCTGAAAAGAGCGAAGCTAAGATTTAAGTTAAATTTGATGAGCAATATAACTGCCCTGACCCGCCCATCAAATCCCGAACGTAAGTCAGACACGAACCATTTGGTGATACCTTTCATCGCCAAGGGCATTGGTGACGCTATTGTTATTGGAGGGATAATTGACACGCTGGTAAAAAACAATTTTCGCGTATCTATTATCGCAGACAAAAGAACCCACTTCCTGTTTAAAGAGTGGCGTAATGTTGACGCGCTTTATTTTTATGACGCTAACACGAAAAAAGAGCTAGTCAAGACGTTAAGGAAACTTCCTCCATTTGTATTTGTAGACTCGCACGAAATCACTCACTCTAATGTCGAAACGTTCAATTTAATCAGATTGATCAAGCCACAAAGAACGATAGGATTTACCAGCAAGTATCGTCTATATGATGAGGTTATCCATATCAGCCAGCCCCTGGGGCACATCAGCACCCGCTACATTGACCTGCTCCAGCACCTGGGGATTTCTGTGCAGGACTTTGATTACGCGGTGCACATTCCCGATGAAGATGCGCAAAAGGCAAAAGAGTTCATTAAAAAAACCACTGATAAAAAAATTGTTTCATTCATTCCTTACGGTAGCGTGAGCGAGCGTTTTTTCTCTACCGCACAGATTGAAGCCATCACCGGCCATCTTGCTAAATATGAGGATTTATTTCACCTAATCATCCTTGGCGAGCAGCATAAAATAAAAGCCATACCTGACTCAGCTAACGTCACCAGGAATACAACGCCATCGTTCTTTTCAGCGGCACAAATAATTAAGGACAGCGCGCTGGTCATCTCGCCTGACACATCATTCGTTCATGTATCCAGAGCGTTCAATAAGAAATTAATTTGTCTCTATCCCTTCAAAATAATCGGCGTATCTGCAGATAACGCTGACGTGTGGGGGCCGAACTATCCTTCGGCTATACAGGTGAAACTCAAAGAACGCCGCGTTATGGATGCCGACGTTGGACCTATACTGTCGTTAATTGACGAACAGTTAAAAGATATTGCAGCCAAAGAAAGCGCATTAGGATAA
- a CDS encoding mannuronate-specific alginate lyase: MRILLILLCSPALACAAQLVPPAGFTRALPHTERGRCVNLPAPYTASLEFHSKYEGSDSARATLNPEAEQAYRAETKSITDFERGISQMIWRYKRSGDPLTLRCIVSGYQRWADANALSSTQANHTGRSMRKWALAKLATGWLELKFMPGKPAGEAASVERWLGLLAEQVVKDWDGLPLAETNNHSYWAAWSVMATSVALNRRDLFNWSVKEYRIAAGQIGHDGTLPNERKRRERAVAYHNYALQPLVMMASFAQANRVNLLAEHDRALQRLASYVLRHDNHDLQWLAPYCTLVKCDNVTISMRDAQRPLKDRRLGGDLTALYPP; this comes from the coding sequence ATGCGCATTTTATTGATCCTGCTGTGCTCACCGGCGCTGGCCTGTGCGGCACAGCTTGTGCCTCCCGCAGGATTTACCCGGGCCCTCCCGCACACCGAACGGGGAAGGTGCGTTAACCTGCCTGCGCCTTACACCGCTTCCCTCGAGTTTCACAGCAAATATGAGGGTTCGGACAGCGCCCGCGCCACGCTTAATCCTGAAGCGGAGCAGGCTTATCGCGCAGAAACGAAATCGATAACCGACTTTGAACGCGGCATCTCGCAGATGATCTGGCGATATAAGCGAAGCGGCGATCCCCTGACGTTGAGGTGCATTGTGTCAGGCTATCAGCGCTGGGCCGACGCGAACGCCCTCTCCTCCACGCAGGCTAACCATACCGGGCGTTCGATGCGCAAATGGGCGCTTGCCAAGCTGGCAACCGGCTGGCTGGAGCTGAAGTTTATGCCCGGAAAACCGGCCGGCGAGGCGGCGAGCGTCGAACGCTGGCTCGGGCTGCTGGCCGAGCAGGTGGTCAAAGACTGGGACGGGCTGCCGCTGGCAGAAACCAATAACCACAGCTATTGGGCGGCCTGGTCGGTGATGGCGACGTCCGTGGCGCTTAACCGGCGAGATCTGTTTAACTGGTCGGTGAAAGAGTATCGGATTGCTGCCGGACAGATTGGCCACGACGGCACGCTACCGAACGAGCGCAAGCGGCGCGAGCGCGCCGTGGCCTATCATAATTATGCGCTACAGCCTTTAGTGATGATGGCGAGCTTTGCCCAGGCTAACCGCGTTAACCTGTTAGCCGAACACGACCGGGCCTTGCAGAGGCTTGCCTCGTACGTATTGCGCCACGATAATCACGATCTTCAGTGGCTGGCGCCGTACTGCACGCTGGTGAAATGTGACAACGTCACGATATCGATGCGGGATGCGCAGCGTCCGCTGAAAGACCGCCGCCTTGGCGGCGATCTCACGGCGCTATACCCGCCTTAG
- a CDS encoding NAD-dependent malic enzyme, producing MDNKLKKHRSLYIPYAGPVLLEFPLLNKGSAFSMEERSSFNLLGLLPEVVETIEEQAERAWIQYQGFKTEIDKHIYLRNIQDTNETLFYRLVQNHLEEMMPVIYTPTVGAACERFSEIYRRSRGVFISYQNRHNMDDILQNVSNHNIKVIVVTDGERILGLGDQGIGGMGIPIGKLSLYTACGGISPAYTLPVVLDVGTNNQQLLTDPLYMGWRHPRITDDEYYQFVDDFIQAVKHRWPDVLLQFEDFAQKNAMPLLNRYRDEICSFNDDIQGTAAVTVGTLIAASRAAGSQLSYQKIVFLGAGSAGCGIAEQIIAQTQREGLSEELARSRVFMVDRFGLLTDGMPNLLPFQTKLVQKREGLKNWDTDNEVLSLLDVVRNVKPDILIGVSGQTGLFTEEIIREMHKYCERPIVMPLSNPTSRVEATPQDIIAWTEGNALVATGSPFDPVVWKDKVYPIAQCNNSYIFPGIGLGVIASGASRITDEMLMSASETLAKHSPLVNDGEGLVLPELKDIQKVSRAIAFAVGKMAQQQGVAVNTSADALQQAIDDNYWMPEYRSYRRTSI from the coding sequence ATGGACAACAAACTGAAAAAACATCGTTCCCTTTATATTCCCTATGCCGGTCCGGTTTTACTGGAATTCCCCCTGCTGAACAAAGGCAGCGCCTTCAGCATGGAGGAGCGCAGCAGCTTTAACCTGCTCGGTCTGTTACCTGAAGTGGTTGAAACCATTGAGGAACAGGCAGAGCGCGCCTGGATCCAGTATCAGGGCTTCAAAACAGAAATCGACAAGCACATCTACCTGCGCAACATACAGGACACTAACGAAACGCTTTTCTATCGCCTGGTGCAAAACCATCTCGAAGAGATGATGCCGGTGATCTACACCCCAACGGTCGGTGCCGCCTGCGAACGCTTCTCTGAGATCTACCGCCGCTCCCGTGGCGTGTTCATCTCCTATCAGAACCGTCACAACATGGACGATATTCTGCAGAACGTGTCTAACCACAACATCAAAGTGATCGTGGTGACGGACGGTGAACGTATCCTGGGCCTTGGCGACCAGGGTATCGGTGGGATGGGTATTCCAATCGGTAAACTCTCTCTCTACACCGCCTGCGGCGGCATCAGCCCGGCCTACACCCTGCCGGTAGTGCTGGACGTAGGGACCAACAACCAGCAGCTGCTGACCGACCCGCTGTATATGGGCTGGCGTCATCCGCGCATTACAGACGACGAGTACTATCAGTTTGTGGATGATTTCATCCAGGCCGTTAAGCACCGCTGGCCGGACGTGCTGCTGCAGTTTGAAGATTTCGCGCAGAAAAATGCCATGCCGCTGCTGAACCGCTATCGCGATGAGATCTGCTCGTTCAACGACGACATTCAGGGCACCGCCGCGGTCACCGTGGGCACGCTGATCGCCGCCAGCCGCGCGGCGGGCAGCCAGCTGAGCTATCAGAAAATTGTCTTCCTTGGCGCAGGCTCTGCGGGCTGTGGTATCGCCGAGCAGATTATCGCCCAGACCCAGCGCGAAGGGTTAAGCGAAGAGCTGGCGCGCTCCCGCGTCTTTATGGTTGACCGCTTTGGCCTGCTGACCGACGGCATGCCAAACCTGCTGCCGTTCCAGACCAAGCTGGTGCAAAAGCGCGAAGGACTGAAAAACTGGGACACCGACAACGAAGTGCTTTCCCTGCTGGACGTGGTACGCAACGTGAAGCCGGATATTCTGATCGGCGTTTCCGGGCAGACCGGCCTCTTCACCGAAGAGATCATTCGCGAGATGCACAAATACTGCGAACGCCCTATCGTAATGCCGCTTTCTAACCCGACTTCCCGCGTGGAAGCCACGCCGCAGGACATCATCGCCTGGACCGAGGGTAACGCGCTGGTTGCTACCGGCAGCCCGTTCGATCCGGTGGTGTGGAAAGACAAGGTCTATCCGATCGCCCAGTGCAACAACTCCTACATCTTCCCGGGCATTGGCCTGGGGGTTATCGCCTCCGGCGCATCGCGCATTACTGACGAAATGCTGATGTCGGCGAGTGAAACCCTGGCGAAACATTCTCCGCTGGTCAACGACGGGGAAGGTCTGGTGCTGCCGGAGCTGAAGGATATTCAGAAAGTGTCCCGCGCGATTGCGTTTGCGGTGGGTAAAATGGCGCAGCAGCAGGGCGTGGCGGTAAATACCTCTGCCGATGCGCTGCAGCAGGCTATCGACGATAACTACTGGATGCCGGAATACCGGAGCTATCGTCGTACCTCGATTTAA
- a CDS encoding OsmC family protein has product MTIHKHGSAHWSGDIKRGKGTVSTESGVLNQQPYGFNTRFEGEKGTNPEELIGAAHAACFSMALSLMLGESGYTADSIDTTADVSLDKTDSGFAISKVALQSKVTVPGIDPQQFDGIIQKAKAGCPVSQLLKAEITLDYTLN; this is encoded by the coding sequence ATGACGATTCATAAGCACGGTTCGGCACACTGGTCTGGCGATATTAAGCGCGGGAAAGGGACGGTCTCTACAGAGAGTGGCGTTCTTAACCAACAACCTTACGGCTTTAACACCCGCTTTGAAGGTGAGAAAGGTACCAACCCGGAAGAGCTGATCGGTGCGGCGCACGCGGCCTGTTTCTCGATGGCGCTGTCGCTGATGCTGGGCGAGTCGGGCTACACTGCCGATTCCATTGACACCACAGCGGACGTGTCGCTGGATAAGACCGACAGCGGTTTTGCCATCAGTAAAGTCGCGCTGCAAAGTAAAGTCACGGTGCCCGGCATCGATCCTCAGCAGTTCGACGGCATTATTCAGAAAGCAAAAGCGGGCTGTCCGGTTTCGCAGCTGCTGAAAGCTGAAATCACGCTGGATTACACGCTGAACTAA
- a CDS encoding SDR family NAD(P)-dependent oxidoreductase, translating into MNTTLTGKIALVTGGSTGIGLATAQELAAQGAKVYITGRRQAELDAAVSAIGSSAVAIRADVSKLADLDEVYARIAKDEGRLDILFANAGGGDMLPLGAITEEQFDRIFGTNVRGVLFTVQKALPLLTAGSSIILTGSTVSVKGTANFSVYSASKAAVRNFARSWALDLQGRGIRVNVVSPGPIKTPGLGDLVAEEHRQGLYDALAAQVPLGRLGAPGEVGKAVAFLASDAASFINAVELFVDGGMAQI; encoded by the coding sequence ATGAACACGACGCTCACGGGAAAAATCGCACTGGTCACCGGCGGTAGCACCGGTATTGGTCTTGCCACGGCGCAGGAGCTGGCGGCACAGGGCGCTAAGGTCTACATCACCGGCCGCCGTCAGGCCGAGCTTGACGCTGCGGTCTCGGCAATTGGCTCATCAGCGGTGGCGATCCGCGCCGATGTTTCTAAGCTTGCGGACCTCGATGAGGTTTATGCCCGCATAGCCAAAGACGAAGGGCGGCTTGATATTCTCTTTGCCAACGCGGGCGGCGGCGACATGCTGCCGTTAGGCGCGATCACCGAGGAGCAGTTTGACCGTATCTTCGGCACCAACGTGCGCGGCGTGCTGTTTACGGTACAAAAGGCGCTGCCGCTGCTGACGGCCGGGTCATCCATCATCCTCACCGGGTCAACGGTGTCGGTTAAGGGCACGGCAAACTTTAGCGTGTACAGCGCCAGTAAAGCGGCCGTGCGCAACTTCGCCCGCTCATGGGCGCTGGACCTGCAGGGGCGTGGGATCCGCGTCAACGTGGTGAGCCCTGGCCCGATCAAAACCCCGGGGCTGGGTGACCTGGTGGCGGAAGAACATCGTCAGGGGCTGTACGATGCGCTGGCCGCGCAGGTGCCGCTGGGTCGCCTTGGGGCGCCGGGCGAAGTGGGTAAAGCGGTGGCGTTCCTGGCCTCGGATGCCGCCAGCTTTATCAATGCCGTCGAACTGTTTGTTGATGGTGGCATGGCCCAAATCTAA
- a CDS encoding VOC family protein: MQSSVRGIDHIGITVPDIEKATLFFERAFGAKVLYHSVDAETDNIDHSAQQHTLRLFPGTTISAIRMLAMPHGPGIELFEMHGPEQGMPARASDFGLQHFAVYVDNFENALSAFTAAGGEMFTEPKPLTFPDEQGEGNAFCYGQTPWGSIVELISWPSPMPYEKKTNLRRWKP; this comes from the coding sequence ATGCAATCTTCAGTAAGGGGTATCGACCATATCGGTATTACGGTTCCCGACATCGAAAAGGCCACCCTATTTTTTGAACGGGCTTTCGGGGCAAAGGTTTTATATCACTCCGTTGACGCTGAAACGGATAATATCGACCACAGCGCGCAGCAGCACACCTTAAGATTATTCCCGGGCACCACCATCAGCGCCATCCGCATGCTTGCCATGCCGCACGGGCCCGGTATAGAACTCTTCGAAATGCACGGGCCTGAACAGGGTATGCCCGCCCGCGCCAGCGACTTCGGCCTGCAGCACTTTGCTGTTTATGTTGATAATTTTGAAAATGCCCTCTCCGCGTTCACCGCGGCCGGCGGTGAGATGTTTACCGAGCCAAAACCGCTGACCTTCCCGGATGAGCAGGGCGAAGGGAATGCCTTTTGCTACGGTCAAACGCCCTGGGGCAGCATTGTTGAACTCATCTCCTGGCCTTCCCCAATGCCCTATGAAAAAAAGACAAATTTACGCCGCTGGAAACCTTAA
- a CDS encoding Vmh family MBL fold metallo-hydrolase: protein MKITHLAVVCALFSPAAFAAPLTVDTYNPQEKGIFAVSSTLVSGPTEAVLFDAQFSVKDGEALVEKIRRSGKTLNKIVITSGDPDFYFGLQPLVKAFPNAKVVATQQVVDHINATKDAKLAFWGPQMKDGAPTQLVVPQVIASTTFMVDGEKIDIEQPDSYAAYVWIPSAKTILGGTGVSWGIHVWTADTQTKASRQQWQHTLDNMAAHKPERVIPGHYLGTPPAGTGAIDFTRSYLQQFEQALTTHKDSAGVISTMKKQWPNLAEASSLELSAKVNTGEMKW from the coding sequence ATGAAAATCACCCACCTTGCTGTCGTATGCGCCCTTTTCTCCCCGGCCGCGTTTGCTGCGCCGCTAACCGTTGACACCTACAACCCGCAGGAGAAAGGGATTTTTGCCGTATCCTCAACGCTCGTGTCTGGCCCGACGGAAGCCGTCCTGTTTGATGCGCAGTTCAGCGTGAAGGATGGCGAGGCGCTGGTTGAAAAAATCCGTCGAAGCGGCAAAACGCTGAACAAAATTGTGATCACCTCCGGCGACCCGGATTTCTACTTCGGCCTTCAGCCGCTGGTTAAGGCCTTCCCGAATGCAAAAGTGGTGGCGACGCAGCAGGTGGTTGACCATATCAACGCCACTAAGGACGCCAAGCTCGCCTTCTGGGGTCCGCAGATGAAGGACGGTGCGCCAACGCAGCTCGTCGTGCCGCAGGTTATCGCCTCCACCACCTTTATGGTTGACGGCGAGAAGATTGATATCGAACAGCCTGACAGCTATGCGGCCTACGTCTGGATCCCGTCAGCGAAAACTATCCTGGGCGGGACCGGCGTCTCCTGGGGCATTCACGTCTGGACGGCGGATACTCAGACCAAAGCAAGCCGTCAGCAGTGGCAGCACACTCTGGATAACATGGCAGCCCATAAGCCAGAGCGCGTCATTCCCGGCCACTACCTGGGGACGCCGCCAGCGGGAACGGGCGCTATCGACTTTACCCGGAGCTATCTGCAGCAGTTCGAGCAGGCTTTGACGACGCATAAGGACTCAGCTGGCGTCATCAGTACGATGAAAAAACAGTGGCCGAACCTTGCTGAAGCCAGCTCGTTAGAATTGAGCGCAAAGGTGAACACCGGCGAAATGAAGTGGTAA
- a CDS encoding LysR family transcriptional regulator: MDQLMAMRAFARVVEAGSFTRAADSLNMPIATLSKLVKSLEAHLETRLLHRTTRRVVTTPEGKEYYEKASRVLIDIEDIDTSFRASCCTPKGHLRIDVGGSTARDVLIPLLPDFMQRNPDIRIDLGVADRPVDLISGNVDCVIRGGPLDDSTLIARHIGEAELLTCAAPGYLKNHGVPAYPQELCNGHKLVSYLSPVTGRAFPFRFRENGEALEISVPHYLGINESNAHLAAAVAGLGIVQTFGYAVQSHLQAGALVEILRDWRPKAYPFHVVYPQNRHLTHRLRVFIAWLAEVFPAALRG; the protein is encoded by the coding sequence GTGGACCAACTCATGGCGATGCGCGCCTTCGCGCGCGTAGTTGAAGCAGGGAGTTTTACCCGGGCGGCTGACTCGTTGAACATGCCGATCGCCACCCTGAGCAAGCTGGTGAAATCGCTGGAAGCGCATCTGGAAACCCGGCTGTTGCACCGCACCACGCGGCGCGTGGTCACTACGCCGGAGGGTAAGGAATATTACGAAAAGGCCTCGCGGGTTCTTATCGATATCGAGGATATCGACACCTCGTTTCGCGCGTCATGCTGTACGCCAAAAGGACATTTGCGGATTGACGTTGGCGGCTCAACGGCGCGGGACGTGCTGATCCCCCTTCTGCCGGACTTTATGCAGCGTAACCCGGATATCCGCATCGATCTGGGCGTAGCCGACCGTCCCGTCGATTTAATCAGCGGTAACGTTGACTGCGTAATCCGCGGTGGCCCGCTCGATGATTCCACCCTCATCGCCCGGCATATTGGTGAGGCCGAACTTCTCACCTGCGCGGCCCCCGGGTACCTCAAAAATCATGGCGTTCCGGCCTATCCGCAGGAGTTGTGCAACGGACATAAGCTTGTGAGCTATCTTTCACCCGTCACGGGGCGTGCCTTTCCGTTTCGCTTCAGGGAGAACGGCGAGGCGCTGGAAATTAGCGTACCGCACTACCTTGGAATCAACGAAAGTAATGCCCACCTGGCGGCTGCGGTAGCAGGCCTGGGAATTGTTCAGACGTTTGGTTATGCCGTTCAGTCTCACCTGCAGGCCGGCGCCCTGGTTGAGATCCTCCGCGACTGGCGTCCGAAGGCCTATCCTTTTCACGTTGTTTACCCCCAGAACCGCCATTTGACGCACCGCCTGAGGGTGTTTATTGCCTGGCTGGCCGAGGTGTTCCCTGCGGCGCTCAGAGGATAG
- a CDS encoding ABC-F family ATP-binding cassette domain-containing protein, with amino-acid sequence MSTLLTAQSLRVDTAFGTLFDSLSFTLKKGDRIGLLGDNGCGKSTLLKVLDGTDSPAAGTVALAGHCLMERVEQHLPEDIYPLTMLNAVLAQLPSAERDSLCWKAETLLASMGFTPQDMALQSATLSGGQHTRLLLARALISEPDLLLLDEPSNHLDLPTMLWLEHFLQNWSGSFVLVSHDRQLLDAVTNGSWILRDKTLHYFALPCTAARRALVARDESDAQRHKAEQKEIDRVAASAKRLATWGKVYDNEDLARKAKQMEKQVERLKESQTEVTAGSQWTLTLRGDALRADRLLEMENLGVPPAPGLPELFKVEIARLKSGDRVAIVGRNGCGKSSLMKLIWRHFTEASTESGLNIHPRVSPGYYDQTLHQLPDEASLLDALEPFAPDPQNRKMALIGAGFPWARHGQKVSTLSGGERSRLLFVGLTLARYSLLMLDEPTNHLDMEGKEALAETLQQFEGGVLLVSHDRQLISQSCNRFWLIEDGMLSEWHDAEAVFERLRGDAGLIPAAESTAPQNKPPSEFDDLLERLVALETLLEEDLARKPKHQKPQLQAQWRKEIEVIEAQL; translated from the coding sequence ATGAGCACTTTACTTACTGCACAATCTTTACGCGTTGATACGGCGTTTGGCACGCTTTTCGACTCCCTCTCCTTTACGCTGAAAAAAGGCGACCGCATTGGCCTTCTGGGCGATAACGGCTGCGGCAAAAGTACGCTTTTAAAAGTCCTCGACGGTACGGATTCCCCTGCTGCAGGAACGGTTGCGCTGGCCGGGCACTGCCTGATGGAGCGTGTGGAACAACACCTGCCTGAAGATATTTATCCCCTGACCATGCTAAATGCCGTACTGGCTCAGCTGCCGTCGGCTGAACGCGACAGCCTCTGCTGGAAAGCCGAAACGCTGCTGGCGAGCATGGGCTTCACGCCGCAGGATATGGCGTTGCAATCCGCGACGCTGAGCGGTGGACAGCATACGCGTCTGCTGCTGGCCCGCGCATTAATCAGCGAGCCGGATCTCCTCCTGCTGGATGAACCCAGCAACCACCTTGACCTGCCAACCATGCTCTGGCTGGAACACTTTCTACAGAACTGGTCAGGCAGCTTCGTGCTGGTCTCGCATGACAGACAGCTGCTGGATGCCGTCACAAACGGCAGCTGGATCCTGCGTGACAAAACGCTGCATTATTTTGCCCTTCCCTGCACCGCCGCGCGACGCGCGCTGGTGGCCAGAGACGAAAGCGATGCGCAGCGTCACAAGGCGGAACAGAAGGAGATCGACCGCGTGGCCGCCAGCGCCAAACGGCTGGCGACGTGGGGAAAAGTCTACGATAACGAAGATCTGGCGCGCAAAGCCAAACAGATGGAAAAACAGGTCGAACGGCTGAAGGAGAGCCAGACCGAGGTCACGGCGGGCAGCCAGTGGACGTTAACTCTGCGCGGCGACGCGTTACGGGCTGATCGCCTGCTGGAGATGGAAAACCTCGGCGTGCCGCCGGCCCCGGGCCTGCCCGAACTGTTTAAGGTTGAAATAGCGCGCTTAAAAAGCGGCGACCGTGTGGCCATCGTCGGCCGTAACGGCTGCGGTAAATCGTCCCTGATGAAGCTTATCTGGCGACATTTTACCGAGGCGTCGACAGAGTCAGGGTTGAACATCCATCCTCGCGTCTCGCCAGGCTATTACGATCAGACGCTGCACCAGCTGCCGGACGAGGCCTCCCTGCTTGATGCGCTGGAGCCTTTCGCACCGGATCCGCAGAACCGCAAAATGGCCCTGATCGGCGCCGGGTTCCCCTGGGCGCGTCACGGGCAAAAGGTCAGTACGCTCAGCGGCGGCGAGCGTTCTCGCCTGCTGTTCGTCGGCCTGACGCTTGCGCGCTACAGCCTGCTGATGCTGGATGAGCCTACCAACCATCTGGACATGGAAGGCAAAGAAGCGCTGGCGGAGACCTTACAGCAGTTCGAAGGCGGCGTGCTGCTGGTCAGCCATGACCGTCAGCTGATCAGCCAAAGCTGCAACCGTTTTTGGCTCATTGAAGACGGCATGCTGAGCGAATGGCACGATGCGGAGGCGGTATTTGAACGGCTGCGTGGAGACGCAGGATTAATTCCTGCGGCCGAATCAACTGCGCCACAAAACAAGCCGCCGTCGGAGTTTGACGATCTGCTTGAACGACTGGTCGCGCTGGAAACGCTGCTGGAGGAGGATTTGGCGCGTAAGCCGAAGCATCAAAAGCCGCAGCTGCAGGCGCAATGGCGTAAAGAGATTGAGGTGATAGAAGCACAGCTGTAA
- the bdm gene encoding biofilm-dependent modulation protein, whose translation MFTYYPANTTSAQPELVNAIAQGLHAEHGAVTEDDILMELTRWVEATDNDILSDIYQQTINYVVSGQNAPL comes from the coding sequence ATGTTTACTTATTACCCGGCAAATACTACATCAGCACAACCTGAGCTCGTTAACGCAATTGCACAGGGACTTCACGCCGAGCACGGTGCTGTGACTGAAGATGACATTTTGATGGAGCTGACCCGGTGGGTGGAAGCCACAGACAATGACATCCTCAGTGACATCTACCAGCAGACCATTAACTACGTTGTCAGCGGGCAAAACGCACCTTTGTAA